One region of Candidatus Electrothrix rattekaaiensis genomic DNA includes:
- a CDS encoding type II toxin-antitoxin system RelE/ParE family toxin, with the protein MIESFKCSETEKVWNQIKSKKWPFAVQKIGLRKLFMLNRAGDLNDLRVPPANRLEKLKGKRAGEFSIRINDQWRICFRWKNGGVFDVEIVDYH; encoded by the coding sequence ATGATAGAATCGTTTAAATGCAGTGAAACCGAAAAGGTCTGGAATCAGATTAAATCCAAGAAATGGCCTTTCGCGGTTCAAAAGATTGGACTGCGAAAGTTATTTATGTTGAACAGAGCCGGAGACTTGAATGATTTACGGGTGCCTCCGGCAAACAGGCTGGAGAAATTAAAGGGGAAAAGAGCCGGAGAATTCAGTATCAGAATCAACGATCAATGGAGAATTTGTTTTCGATGGAAAAACGGCGGTGTTTTTGATGTTGAAATCGTGGATTACCATTGA
- a CDS encoding HigA family addiction module antitoxin, with protein sequence MKTLPNIHPGEILNEEFLKPLNISSYRLAKETNMQATRISEIIKGRRRITADTALRLAKFFGTTSDFWLGLQTEYELRKEKKKIDKELKAIRSYKSFLASEQGMLA encoded by the coding sequence ATGAAAACGCTGCCTAACATACACCCCGGTGAGATACTTAACGAAGAATTTTTGAAACCACTCAATATTTCCTCATATCGCCTTGCAAAGGAAACCAACATGCAGGCGACCCGTATATCCGAAATTATCAAGGGACGCAGGAGAATAACCGCAGATACCGCATTGCGGCTTGCAAAATTTTTCGGGACTACCTCTGATTTCTGGCTGGGATTACAGACAGAATATGAGCTGCGGAAAGAAAAGAAAAAAATCGACAAAGAGTTGAAGGCCATAAGATCATACAAATCTTTTCTTGCTTCGGAGCAGGGGATGCTTGCATAA
- a CDS encoding type II toxin-antitoxin system Phd/YefM family antitoxin, whose product MDVFTYSEARQKLSAVLDRAQHTGKVLIQRKDGRTYALVPEKNISSPLDVPSIKTRVSTEEIVNIVRSGRERE is encoded by the coding sequence ATGGATGTTTTCACCTATTCGGAAGCCCGGCAAAAGCTTTCCGCTGTTCTTGATCGGGCGCAACATACGGGAAAAGTCCTTATCCAACGGAAAGACGGACGGACGTATGCCTTGGTTCCGGAAAAAAATATCAGTTCCCCTCTGGATGTTCCATCAATAAAAACCCGTGTTTCAACAGAGGAGATTGTTAATATTGTCCGTAGCGGACGGGAGCGGGAATGA
- a CDS encoding type II toxin-antitoxin system VapC family toxin — MKEKVYLDSTILSFYHDQRTDLKSWIDATREWWTVEKPKYECWISEAVILEIQEEGYPNREKVIQLAATIPVLETSPEIESAASYYVENYLMPKDLLGDAIHLAYASCLNFDYLLTWNCNHLANANKRKHIRVLNGRLGISTPEITTPLELVTEEK, encoded by the coding sequence ATGAAAGAAAAAGTTTATCTTGATTCGACCATACTCAGTTTTTATCACGACCAGCGCACTGATCTGAAATCTTGGATTGATGCGACCAGAGAATGGTGGACTGTCGAAAAACCGAAATACGAATGCTGGATATCTGAAGCAGTAATTTTAGAAATTCAGGAAGAAGGCTACCCGAACCGGGAAAAGGTGATTCAGCTTGCCGCCACGATACCCGTCCTGGAGACCTCGCCTGAAATAGAATCAGCCGCTTCGTATTACGTTGAAAACTATCTGATGCCCAAGGATTTGCTCGGCGACGCCATTCATCTCGCCTACGCTTCCTGCCTGAATTTTGATTATCTTCTGACATGGAACTGCAACCATTTGGCAAATGCAAACAAGAGGAAGCATATCAGAGTCCTCAACGGTCGGCTTGGCATTTCAACTCCTGAGATAACAACTCCTTTAGAACTTGTAACAGAAGAAAAATGA
- a CDS encoding RsbRD N-terminal domain-containing protein has translation MNLLEFLQKKEKKILDIWVERTLDSYTSSDFFKQAKDQFANPVGANIRAGLTKIFQLILAEAEHQDFAEPLDQVIRIRAVQEFTPAQAIAPILELKWVIRQVFSTDEKGRALLAELAPFDRDVDRITLMSFDMYMNCRDRLHQARIRELKSGSYILTDSSCASAAVRENLQDIASLSRG, from the coding sequence ATGAACCTGCTTGAATTTCTTCAAAAGAAAGAAAAAAAGATACTCGATATCTGGGTGGAAAGAACACTGGATTCCTACACCTCCTCAGATTTTTTTAAGCAGGCCAAAGATCAGTTTGCTAATCCGGTCGGGGCGAATATTCGGGCAGGGCTGACCAAGATTTTTCAGCTGATCTTGGCAGAGGCTGAGCATCAGGATTTTGCCGAACCCCTTGATCAGGTTATTCGTATTCGAGCGGTGCAGGAATTCACGCCAGCACAGGCCATCGCACCGATACTTGAGTTGAAATGGGTGATCAGGCAAGTTTTTTCTACCGATGAAAAGGGGCGTGCTTTGTTGGCTGAGCTTGCCCCCTTTGACCGTGACGTGGACAGGATTACTTTGATGTCCTTTGATATGTATATGAATTGCCGGGACCGGCTGCATCAAGCCCGCATTCGTGAGTTGAAAAGCGGCAGTTATATTTTAACGGACTCTTCCTGCGCCTCTGCGGCTGTTCGGGAGAACTTGCAGGACATAGCCTCGCTGTCGAGAGGATAA
- the dsrM gene encoding sulfate reduction electron transfer complex DsrMKJOP subunit DsrM: MKYLFPLVAVIVLARIAWVGSTIPGMQYVFGVDVPYAALILFIGGFCWRVIYWAKSPVPFKIPTTCGQGQSMPWVKRDKLEAPMNTAEVAGRMFMEIVFFRSLWRNTKAGIQPGPVLTYKSTRWLWLFGILFHYSMLIILLRHLRLFVEPVPFLISALDAFDGLMLNPTPELSLYVTDGLILLGLLALLLRRFLLRPVRYISLANDYFPLFLLIGIVTTGISMRYFLRSGVDIIAIKRLLVGLATFKPEITTEIAPIFYSHLFLVSCLLAYFPFSKLMHMGGVFLSPTRNMANDSRMKRHINPWNPDIKPHSYAGYEDEFREDMVEQGIPVDKELPEKADD, from the coding sequence ATGAAGTACCTCTTCCCCTTGGTTGCCGTCATTGTTCTGGCGCGAATTGCATGGGTTGGGTCCACGATTCCCGGCATGCAATACGTGTTTGGCGTTGACGTGCCCTATGCAGCCCTGATTCTATTTATCGGAGGCTTCTGTTGGCGGGTCATTTATTGGGCCAAATCGCCGGTACCATTTAAAATCCCAACGACCTGTGGGCAGGGGCAGTCAATGCCCTGGGTCAAACGGGACAAACTGGAAGCCCCTATGAACACGGCTGAAGTTGCCGGTCGGATGTTCATGGAGATTGTTTTCTTCCGTTCTCTGTGGCGGAATACTAAGGCAGGCATTCAGCCCGGCCCGGTGCTGACCTATAAGTCAACTCGCTGGCTTTGGCTTTTCGGTATTCTCTTTCATTACAGTATGCTGATTATTCTGCTTCGTCATCTGCGTCTCTTTGTAGAGCCAGTACCCTTCCTGATCAGCGCATTGGATGCCTTTGACGGGCTAATGCTCAATCCCACCCCGGAGCTTTCCCTCTATGTTACGGACGGACTTATCCTCCTTGGTTTGCTGGCCCTTCTGCTTCGGCGTTTTCTCCTTCGCCCGGTACGCTACATCTCTTTAGCCAATGATTACTTTCCACTTTTCCTGTTGATCGGTATTGTGACCACTGGAATTTCCATGCGCTACTTCCTGCGCAGCGGTGTGGATATCATAGCTATTAAGCGTCTGCTTGTGGGGCTTGCTACCTTTAAGCCGGAAATTACCACGGAGATTGCTCCGATATTCTACTCCCATCTGTTCCTGGTTTCCTGTCTGCTGGCGTACTTCCCCTTTTCTAAGCTGATGCACATGGGCGGAGTTTTCCTCAGCCCGACCCGGAATATGGCGAATGACAGCAGGATGAAGCGCCACATCAATCCTTGGAATCCTGATATCAAACCGCATTCTTATGCGGGTTATGAGGATGAGTTCCGCGAGGATATGGTTGAGCAGGGAATCCCGGTTGACAAGGAATTGCCTGAGAAGGCTGACGACTGA
- a CDS encoding (Fe-S)-binding protein, translating into MAVITKDELSKSVAEEPSMMTGSTPPKGWMETPVQFKPGNYAYPTKVDKLEYLDSQQGVSFPNARVWNPEDEDWKLPANWKEIIINGLADRLDRFRSLKIFMDCCVRCGACADKCHFFLGTGDPKNMPVMRAELLRSVYRKEFTLAGKLLGKMAGGREMTAGVLKEWFMYAYQCTECRRCSVFCPYGIDTAEITMMLRELLHMVGCGINWAMEPVSNSNRTGNHMGLTPQAFKGNVDFLCEDVESLTGVKVNPTFNRKGAEVLFITPSADVFAEPGLFTCMGYLLLFEAIGLDYTWSTYASEGGNFGLFTSNEMMKKLNGKMYAEAERLGVKWILGGECGHMWRVIHQYMDTMNGPADFLEVPKSPATGTVFENAASTKMVHISEFTADLIKHGKIKLDKSRNAHVKATFHDSCNPARAMGMLEEPRYILDNVLEDWHEMPADTIREKTFCCGSGTALNTDEIMELRMRSGLPRANAVKHVYDQHAINTLACVCAIDRATLSTLMSYWVPEVEVAGVSELVGNALVIEGENRQELTEGLRTLV; encoded by the coding sequence ATGGCAGTTATAACAAAAGACGAGTTGTCAAAGAGTGTGGCTGAAGAGCCTTCGATGATGACCGGTTCCACCCCGCCCAAGGGCTGGATGGAGACACCGGTACAATTCAAACCGGGAAACTATGCCTATCCCACCAAAGTAGATAAACTGGAATACCTGGACAGTCAGCAGGGCGTCAGTTTTCCCAACGCCCGTGTCTGGAATCCTGAAGACGAAGACTGGAAGTTACCAGCGAACTGGAAAGAGATTATTATCAACGGGCTGGCCGACCGCTTGGACCGTTTCCGTTCTCTGAAGATTTTCATGGATTGCTGTGTTCGCTGCGGAGCCTGTGCTGATAAATGTCATTTCTTCCTCGGTACCGGTGATCCCAAGAACATGCCGGTCATGAGGGCTGAGCTGCTGCGTTCGGTGTATCGGAAAGAATTCACCCTGGCAGGAAAACTGCTCGGAAAAATGGCCGGTGGCCGTGAGATGACAGCCGGTGTGCTGAAAGAGTGGTTCATGTATGCTTACCAGTGTACAGAATGCCGCCGCTGCTCGGTCTTCTGCCCCTATGGTATTGATACCGCTGAGATCACCATGATGCTGCGCGAGCTACTCCACATGGTCGGTTGCGGTATTAACTGGGCAATGGAGCCGGTGTCCAACTCCAATCGGACCGGTAACCATATGGGCCTGACCCCCCAAGCCTTTAAAGGCAACGTAGATTTTCTTTGTGAAGATGTTGAAAGTCTGACCGGGGTGAAAGTCAATCCGACCTTTAACCGTAAAGGTGCTGAAGTCCTGTTTATCACTCCGTCTGCGGACGTGTTTGCCGAGCCGGGCCTCTTTACCTGTATGGGCTATTTGCTGCTGTTTGAGGCCATCGGGCTGGATTATACTTGGTCCACCTATGCCTCTGAGGGCGGTAACTTCGGACTCTTCACCTCCAATGAGATGATGAAGAAGCTGAACGGCAAGATGTATGCCGAAGCTGAGCGCTTGGGCGTGAAGTGGATCTTGGGCGGCGAGTGCGGCCATATGTGGCGTGTTATCCATCAGTACATGGATACCATGAACGGTCCTGCTGACTTCCTTGAAGTCCCCAAATCACCAGCTACCGGCACGGTCTTTGAGAATGCGGCGTCCACGAAGATGGTTCATATCAGCGAGTTCACTGCCGACCTGATCAAGCACGGTAAGATCAAACTGGACAAGAGCCGTAATGCTCATGTGAAGGCAACCTTTCATGATTCCTGTAACCCAGCCCGGGCTATGGGTATGCTGGAAGAGCCGCGCTATATCCTTGACAACGTGTTGGAAGATTGGCATGAAATGCCCGCAGATACCATCCGCGAAAAAACCTTTTGCTGCGGTTCCGGGACTGCGTTGAACACGGATGAAATTATGGAGCTGCGGATGCGTTCCGGTCTGCCTCGCGCTAATGCGGTCAAGCATGTGTATGATCAACATGCCATTAACACCTTGGCCTGTGTTTGCGCCATTGACCGCGCTACCCTGAGTACCCTGATGAGCTACTGGGTACCGGAAGTGGAAGTGGCCGGTGTCAGTGAGCTGGTCGGTAATGCATTGGTTATCGAAGGCGAAAACAGACAGGAACTTACTGAGGGTCTGCGGACTCTGGTGTAA
- a CDS encoding cytochrome C encodes MYDKGKIITGLVIFVLLITFPIWYNHGDSGAVPTRDPNLPKDRAQAQEMVKYVTLPNDLKHPPAEEMRANHMMLFKSIHANADAKLAEQKGKKMPTMTCFGCHSKKQQFCDSCHAYAAVKTPDCWSCHQQ; translated from the coding sequence ATGTATGATAAAGGAAAAATCATAACGGGATTGGTGATCTTTGTTCTGCTGATCACTTTTCCCATATGGTATAATCACGGCGATAGCGGTGCGGTACCGACCAGAGACCCTAATCTGCCCAAGGACCGTGCTCAGGCTCAGGAGATGGTGAAATACGTCACCTTACCCAATGACCTGAAGCATCCCCCAGCAGAGGAGATGCGTGCCAACCATATGATGTTGTTTAAATCCATTCATGCCAATGCAGATGCAAAGCTGGCTGAGCAAAAAGGCAAGAAAATGCCGACAATGACCTGCTTTGGCTGTCATAGCAAGAAACAGCAATTTTGTGATAGCTGTCACGCCTATGCAGCAGTGAAGACACCCGACTGTTGGTCCTGTCATCAGCAGTAG
- a CDS encoding PDDEXK nuclease domain-containing protein: MKKNNIKKIKKAGRPDASFPTSVGKNMLPNDYAAVLKELKERIQSERLRVTLAANSALVLLYWDIGRIIVERQQRQGWGAKIIDRLSFDLKYMRKFAETWPNQTIVQEVLAQIPWYHNLALLEKLDDVETRLWYAQKTVENGWSRNILVMQIESRLHERQGQTVNNFAATLPPPDSDMATQIFKDPYLFDFFGTANLRKEREVEQALMDHVQKFLQEMGTGFAFVGRQMLLEVGDQDFRLDLLFYHLKLRCFVVVELKAVPFDPGFTGQLNLYLSAVDDLMRHPDDKPTIGLLLCKSKNELVVEYALRGLNKPMGVAQWETQLTETLPDNLKDSLPSIEEIEAELKGEV, encoded by the coding sequence GTGAAGAAGAACAATATCAAAAAGATAAAAAAGGCTGGCCGACCCGATGCATCCTTTCCCACGTCTGTGGGGAAAAATATGCTCCCGAATGATTATGCTGCCGTGCTGAAAGAACTCAAGGAGCGAATTCAGTCTGAACGCCTGCGCGTCACCTTGGCAGCCAATTCAGCTCTGGTGCTTCTGTACTGGGATATAGGAAGAATCATTGTAGAGCGACAGCAGCGGCAAGGCTGGGGTGCCAAAATCATTGATCGTCTTTCCTTTGACCTCAAGTACATGCGGAAATTTGCAGAGACTTGGCCGAATCAGACAATTGTGCAAGAGGTGCTTGCACAAATTCCTTGGTATCATAACTTGGCTCTGCTTGAAAAGCTGGATGACGTGGAAACACGCCTGTGGTATGCCCAAAAAACCGTGGAAAACGGGTGGAGCCGAAACATTCTGGTCATGCAGATCGAAAGCCGTTTGCATGAGCGTCAAGGGCAGACTGTAAACAACTTTGCTGCCACCCTTCCGCCGCCTGATTCCGATATGGCGACCCAAATCTTTAAAGATCCTTATCTGTTTGATTTTTTTGGCACTGCCAACCTCAGAAAAGAACGCGAAGTCGAGCAGGCATTGATGGATCATGTGCAGAAGTTTCTCCAGGAAATGGGGACCGGGTTCGCCTTTGTCGGGCGTCAGATGCTGCTGGAGGTCGGAGATCAGGATTTTCGTCTTGATCTGCTTTTTTACCACCTCAAGCTGCGCTGTTTTGTTGTGGTGGAATTAAAGGCTGTACCTTTTGATCCCGGCTTTACCGGCCAACTGAATCTCTACCTGTCCGCAGTTGATGATTTGATGCGGCATCCAGATGATAAGCCGACCATAGGTCTGCTGCTGTGCAAGAGTAAAAACGAACTGGTGGTGGAATATGCTTTGCGCGGCCTCAACAAACCTATGGGTGTGGCGCAATGGGAAACGCAGCTGACTGAAACCCTGCCTGATAATTTGAAAGACAGCCTGCCGAGTATTGAGGAAATTGAGGCGGAATTAAAAGGTGAAGTGTAG
- a CDS encoding UPF0489 family protein: MDNHRLALWCWLRHLGSEDKVEFVHMDEHYDCLMSHHNSWVAALPRDISALSLSEYLEYPWQGVNEICPLFRFDNYLSLFMARHGAQIKQVYISTHHDGDRPSFAFLEFSILECMGYLNARCSNTSSTKFFLNIDIDYFTETGFDEPIMIVSQDFLRAIGKIIGKGLRNGAIGCLTVALSPEFTGTWELAEMIVKELLKAAEVPFELPRD; this comes from the coding sequence ATGGACAATCATCGTCTTGCACTTTGGTGCTGGTTACGCCATTTAGGTTCAGAGGACAAGGTGGAGTTCGTGCATATGGACGAGCACTATGATTGCCTGATGTCTCATCATAACTCATGGGTAGCTGCACTTCCACGCGATATCAGTGCATTGTCACTCTCAGAATACCTTGAATATCCATGGCAAGGTGTCAATGAGATCTGCCCACTATTTCGCTTCGACAACTACTTATCTCTCTTCATGGCCAGACATGGCGCTCAGATCAAACAAGTATACATCTCAACTCATCACGACGGTGATCGCCCCTCGTTTGCTTTCCTTGAGTTTTCGATTCTGGAATGTATGGGATATTTGAACGCTAGATGCAGTAACACAAGTTCTACGAAATTTTTCTTAAACATTGACATTGATTACTTCACTGAAACAGGTTTTGATGAACCCATCATGATTGTCTCGCAGGACTTCTTACGAGCTATAGGGAAAATTATAGGCAAAGGCCTCCGAAATGGTGCAATTGGCTGCCTTACGGTTGCTCTGAGTCCTGAGTTTACCGGAACATGGGAATTAGCTGAAATGATAGTAAAAGAACTTCTCAAGGCAGCAGAAGTCCCCTTTGAGTTGCCAAGAGACTGA
- a CDS encoding putative toxin-antitoxin system toxin component, PIN family, with protein MVITLDTNTLLAALLSQAGSSHRILRLIIQEELKLAISTPVLFEYEAVLKRKELLDKMNLSPGQVEDLLDLLVLLADKRSVYYRLRPNLLDENDNIFVECAFSSNSRYLITSNTKDFHFGRLKSHPFQVLTPGNFYSLWRRDHA; from the coding sequence ATGGTTATTACATTGGATACGAATACACTGCTGGCTGCTCTGCTCAGTCAGGCCGGGTCATCTCATCGCATTTTACGCCTTATCATTCAAGAAGAGCTGAAATTAGCAATATCAACGCCTGTCCTCTTTGAATACGAGGCGGTTTTAAAGAGAAAAGAACTTCTTGATAAGATGAACCTGTCACCGGGTCAAGTGGAAGATTTGCTCGACTTATTGGTACTGCTTGCGGATAAGCGTTCTGTGTATTATCGTTTACGTCCTAATTTGCTTGATGAAAACGACAATATATTCGTTGAATGCGCCTTTTCGAGCAACAGCAGGTATTTAATAACTTCAAACACCAAGGATTTTCACTTTGGCAGACTGAAAAGCCATCCCTTCCAGGTGTTAACCCCTGGAAACTTTTATTCCCTCTGGAGGCGTGATCATGCCTAA
- a CDS encoding toxin-antitoxin system HicB family antitoxin yields the protein MPNTQVITLRVPSELKNRLAHEAKSQGVSLNNLANYFLTTQLSQLEALSVVEARIAKKDISALKAKVTELLDAVPKNKKVPEWDTVQ from the coding sequence ATGCCTAATACACAAGTTATTACGTTACGAGTTCCTTCTGAGCTGAAAAATCGTTTAGCACATGAGGCCAAATCGCAAGGTGTTTCATTGAATAACCTTGCCAATTATTTTCTGACAACGCAGTTAAGTCAGCTGGAGGCATTGTCTGTGGTGGAAGCAAGAATAGCAAAAAAGGACATCTCCGCTCTGAAAGCAAAAGTTACCGAACTGCTCGACGCTGTCCCGAAAAACAAAAAAGTACCAGAGTGGGATACCGTTCAATAG
- a CDS encoding UPF0158 family protein, whose product MAIKFSDIEFAFDFVSMGQMHMHNAYICRKTGEVFYTSEMGDSDELPEDIYVNEQYVKIPHKNDLDLGKALVIEFTSDYMPDNIENVYSIFRKKGAYSKFKNLLEAKNLLEEWYSFEKKRQNEALREWCKEKKIETTD is encoded by the coding sequence ATGGCAATAAAATTTTCTGATATTGAATTTGCTTTTGACTTTGTGAGCATGGGCCAAATGCATATGCACAATGCCTACATTTGCCGCAAAACTGGCGAAGTTTTCTATACCTCAGAAATGGGGGACTCCGACGAACTCCCAGAAGATATTTATGTAAATGAGCAGTATGTCAAAATTCCGCACAAAAACGATTTGGACCTTGGCAAAGCTTTGGTAATAGAGTTTACGTCCGATTACATGCCAGATAATATTGAAAATGTTTATTCAATTTTCCGTAAGAAAGGGGCCTACTCGAAGTTCAAGAACTTACTGGAAGCAAAAAATTTACTGGAAGAATGGTACTCATTCGAAAAAAAGCGTCAGAATGAAGCATTAAGAGAGTGGTGCAAAGAAAAGAAAATCGAAACGACGGATTAA